The proteins below come from a single Phocoena sinus isolate mPhoSin1 chromosome 2, mPhoSin1.pri, whole genome shotgun sequence genomic window:
- the NKX2-1 gene encoding homeobox protein Nkx-2.1, whose translation MWSGGGGKARGWEAAAGGRTSPGRLSRRRIMSMSPKHTTPFSVSDILSPLEESYKKVGMEGGGLGAPLAAYRQGQAAPPAAAMQQHAVGHHGAVTAAYHMTAAGVPQLSHSAVGGYCNGNLGNMSELPPYQDTMRNSTSGPGWYGANPDPRFPAISRFMGPASGMNMSGMGGLGSLGDVSKNMAPLPSAPRRKRRVLFSQAQVYELERRFKQQKYLSAPEREHLASMIHLTPTQVKIWFQNHRYKMKRQAKDKAAQQQLQQDSGGGGAGCQQQQAQQQSPRRVAVPVLVKDGKPCQAGAPAPGAASLQGHAQQQAQQQAQAAQAAAAAISVGSGGPGLGAHPGHQPGSAGQSPDLAHHATSPAALQGQVSSLSHLNSSGSDYGTMSCSTLLYGRTW comes from the exons ATGTGGTCCGGAGGCGGTGGGAAGGCGCGGGGCTGGGAGGCCGCGGCGGGAGGGAGGACCAGCCCCGGCAGGCTCAG ccGCCGCCGAATCATGTCGATGAGTCCAAAGCACACGACTCCGTTCTCAGTGTCTGACATCTTGAGTCCCCTGGAGGAAAGCTAcaagaaagtgggcatggagggcGGCGGCCTCGGGGCTCCGCTGGCGGCTTACAGGCAGGGCCAGGCGGCACCGCCGGCCGCCGCCATGCAGCAGCACGCCGTGGGGCACCACGGCGCCGTCACCGCCGCCTACCACATGACGGCTGCGGGGGTGCCCCAGCTCTCGCACTCCGCCGTGGGGGGCTACTGCAACGGCAACCTGGGCAACATGAGCGAGCTGCCGCCGTACCAGGACACCATGCGGAACAGCACCTCGGGCCCCGGATGGTACGGCGCCAACCCGGACCCGCGCTTCCCCGCCA TCTCCCGCTTCATGGGCCCGGCGAGCGGCATGAACATGAGCGGCATGGGCGGCCTGGGCTCTCTGGGGGACGTGAGCAAGAACATGGCCCCACTACCAAGCGCACCGCGCCGGAAGCGCCGGGTGCTCTTCTCGCAGGCGCAGGTGTACGAGCTGGAGCGACGCTTCAAACAACAGAAGTACCTGTCCGCGCCCGAGCGCGAGCACCTGGCCAGCATGATCCACCTGACGCCCACGCAGGTCAAGATCTGGTTCCAGAACCACCGCTACAAGATGAAGCGCCAAGCCAAGGACAAGGCGGCACAGCAGCAACTGCAGCAGGATAGCGGCGGCGGGGGCGCCGGGTGCCAGCAGCAGCAAGCGCAGCAGCAGTCACCGCGCCGCGTGGCTGTGCCGGTCCTGGTGAAAGACGGCAAACCCTGCCAGGCGGGCGCCCCTGCGCCGGGCGCCGCCAGCCTGCAAGGCCACGCGCAGCAGCAGGCGCAGCAGCAGGCGCAGGCCGCTCAGGCGGCGGCAGCAGCTATCTCAGTGGGCAGCGGCGGCCCCGGCCTCGGCGCGCACCCGGGCCACCAGCCGGGCAGCGCGGGCCAGTCTCCGGACCTGGCGCACCACGCCACCAGCCCCGCGGCGCTGCAGGGCCAGGTCTCCAGCCTGTCCCACCTGAACTCCTCGGGCTCGGACTACGGCACCATGTCCTGCTCCACCTTGCTATATGGTCGGACCTGGTGA